In Verrucomicrobiales bacterium, a single window of DNA contains:
- a CDS encoding DUF1444 family protein, protein MKRFMGGLFKGWGEGDAFQGRVLRLLRQLFPERSFKRGADAETILSGDVQFGLQNLRAAVKLGDGTDEELVHLIKLHFEPMLQIKEEKGRLVWDEVSCRLRPQFCPEEFKTQAPLAHAQVCPGLIIAVVVDSDKSYRYLIEEEMARWGKGWDEVFCTALENLNQACQGKTEMHYVPGPDRIIALQTHDGFDAARILIPEFRGFVGSKLGSPFLFGIPNRDFLICWSHDNSQNFLTLTTEKIRRDHAEQPYPLSPEVFQGSKDGFQVWAPRSI, encoded by the coding sequence ATGAAGCGGTTCATGGGCGGATTGTTCAAAGGGTGGGGGGAGGGCGACGCCTTTCAGGGAAGGGTGTTGAGGCTGCTGCGGCAGCTGTTTCCTGAGCGCTCGTTCAAGCGCGGGGCGGATGCTGAAACCATTCTTTCGGGCGACGTCCAGTTTGGCCTGCAGAACCTGCGGGCGGCGGTGAAGCTCGGAGACGGCACCGATGAGGAGTTGGTGCATCTGATCAAGCTGCATTTCGAGCCCATGCTGCAGATCAAGGAAGAGAAGGGCAGACTGGTCTGGGATGAGGTGAGCTGCCGGCTGCGACCGCAGTTTTGTCCGGAGGAATTCAAGACCCAGGCTCCGCTAGCGCATGCGCAGGTCTGCCCGGGACTCATCATCGCAGTGGTGGTGGATAGCGACAAATCCTACCGGTATCTGATTGAGGAGGAGATGGCTCGTTGGGGCAAGGGTTGGGACGAAGTCTTCTGCACGGCACTGGAGAATCTCAATCAAGCCTGCCAGGGGAAAACGGAGATGCATTACGTTCCGGGACCGGATCGGATCATCGCGTTGCAGACCCACGACGGGTTTGACGCTGCCCGCATTTTGATTCCTGAGTTTCGCGGCTTTGTGGGGTCGAAGCTGGGCTCCCCGTTCTTGTTTGGTATTCCTAACCGCGACTTTCTGATCTGCTGGTCGCATGATAACAGTCAGAATTTTCTAACCCTCACGACCGAAAAAATTCGCCGCGATCACGCCGAGCAGCCTTATCCGCTATCCCCGGAAGTCTTCCAAGGATCGAAGGATGGCTTTCAGGTCTGGGCTCCGCGCTCAATCTAA